The Clostridium sp. DL-VIII DNA window AATGGGTGATGAAGCATGGTACGTCGTTAGAAATACAAGAGGTGTAACAGGTTTTGTCGGCCCGGGATCTAAACCAGTGCCCCTTTCGGATGAAGAAGTTGAATCAATGGGTGTGTTAGAAACACCAGTTGATATTGATTTAGAGATAGGGGAAAGCATTAGAATTATCTCAGGTCCATTAAGAGATTCAGTAGCTATGATACAAGAGATAATTTTAGAGAAACGTAAAGTGAAAGCTTTAGTGGATATGTTTGGTAGAGAAACTCTTGCCGAACTAGACTTTAATCAAGTTGAAAAATTGGTTTAATTATAAATAAACTAATTTTAATTAAGTGGGAGAACTAAAAAGTTCGTATATACCACAGTAATAGGAGGAATAACAAAAATGGCTAAGAAAGTAACTGGAATGATTAAACTTCAACTTCAAGCAGGTAAGGCAACACCAGCTCCACCTGTAGGTCCAGCTTTAGGTCAACATGGTGTAAACATAATGGGATTCTGTAAGGAGTTCAACGCAAAAACTGCAAATCAAGCTGGTTTAATAATACCAGTAGTTATTACAGTTTATCAAGATAGGTCTTTTAGCTTCATACTAAAGACTCCTCCAGCTGCAGTTCTAATTAAAAAGGAATTAGGATTAGAAAGTGGTTCTGGAGTGCCTAATAAGACAAAGGTTGGTAAGTTAACTCAAGATCAACTTAGAAAGATCGCTGAAACTAAAATGCCAGACTTAAATGCTGCAAATGTTGAATCAGCAATGAGAATGATTGCAGGAACAGCTAGAAGTATGGGAGTAACTATTGAAGAGTAATTCGTAAAAAATAAGTGGGAGGTCAAAACCGTTAACAC harbors:
- the nusG gene encoding transcription termination/antitermination protein NusG — translated: MSDRARWYVVHTYSGYENKVKANLEKAIENRNLQSLIHDIQVPMEEVIEEKDGKQKVSLKKKFPGYVLVKMLMGDEAWYVVRNTRGVTGFVGPGSKPVPLSDEEVESMGVLETPVDIDLEIGESIRIISGPLRDSVAMIQEIILEKRKVKALVDMFGRETLAELDFNQVEKLV
- the rplK gene encoding 50S ribosomal protein L11, with the protein product MAKKVTGMIKLQLQAGKATPAPPVGPALGQHGVNIMGFCKEFNAKTANQAGLIIPVVITVYQDRSFSFILKTPPAAVLIKKELGLESGSGVPNKTKVGKLTQDQLRKIAETKMPDLNAANVESAMRMIAGTARSMGVTIEE